ataattctgagtttatatctcgcaattgtgagtttatatctcgcaattgtgagtttatatctcgcaattctgagtatatatctcacaattatgagtttatatctcgctatTTTGTTtacatcttgtaattctgagtttgtatcttgtgagtttatatctcgcaattttgagtttataatctcgcaattctgagtttatatctggcaattctgagtttatatctggcaattctgagtttatatctcacaattatgagtttatatcttgtgagtttatatctcgctattttgtttaaatcttgtaattctgagtttgtatcttgtgagtttatatctcgcaattctgagtttataactcacaattatgagtttatatctcacaattatgagtttatatcttgtgagtttatatctcgcatttctgagtttatatctcacaattttaagtttatatctagcaattctgagtttatatctagcaattctgagtttatctagcaattctgagtttatatcctaattcagattttatatctcgcaattttgagtttatctAGCAGTTCTGAGTTTGTCAtatttctgaatttatataatatttctgagtgtatttctcacaattctgagtttatctagCAGTTCTGAGTTTGTTATATTTCTGAATTCATatatttctgagtttatttctcacaattctgagtttatctagcagttctgagtttatgtcatatttctgaatttatataatatttctgagtttatttctcataattctgagtttatagctcgcaattctgagtttatatcatatttctgagtttatatctcacaattctgagtttatctagcaattctgagtttgtatcatatttctgagtttatatctcacaattcggagtttatatctcgcaagtCTGAGTTTGTCTCGCAATTCCAATTAAATCTTGTTAATCTGAGTTCATATCTtgtgagtttttatctcacaattctgagtttatatctcgcagttctgagttgATATAACACAATTCGGAGTTTATCTAGcaattctttgtttattttatatcatatttctgagtttatatcttgcaattctgagtttattttatatcatatttctgagtttatatcacacaattctgagtttatctagaaattctgagtttgtatcatatttctgagtttatatctcacaattctgagtttatatctaacatttctgagtttatatcttacaattctgagtttatatctcacaattctgagtttatctagcaattctgactttgtataatatttctgagtttatatctcataattctgagtttatatcttacatttctgagtttatatctcataattctgagtttatatcttacatttctgagtttatatctcacaattctgagtttatatctcacaattctgagtttatcttgcaattctgagtttatatctcacaaaccTGTTACCAAAGTCACTTAAACTATCCAACATTTAGCCCTGTTACCAAAGTTATAACAATTAACAAACATTCAGCCCTGTTACCATAGTCATTAAAAACAACTTTCAGTTCTGAATCCAAAATGAAAGATCAAATACTCAGGCATTTCCAAAGTTTTACAAAGTTTTAAACTGctaccaaaatgtaaaaataaccaaACATTTAGAtgttacaaaaattataaaataaaatcaaatactcAATCATTACCAAAGTTatcaaaactcttttttttcccttaaattgTCAGATTTTTAATAATATCAACAGTCCTTGCTTGACTATTTGTGCTAACTAGGACTGGGTCTCATTAAAGACATTTCCTTGACTTCGATACCAGTTCCTGAATAATGCTTTCTGATaccaattttatgaaataaactttaacaatattatattatctataaaaaaactttgttttatttttcagcttgTTGATGTTTATAGAGAATCAAAGACCAGAGCCACTGCACAAAGGAACAAAATGTAACCAGCACAATACATAAGTGCATAAAGTTTTTATAAAGTTCAAATAGTTTTCAGTTTACAAATCTGTTAGGTTATGTTTAtagtgcatattttaaaatgtatatatcagacagaataataatttctattcattttccacttaTTGACTGATGAGCATTAGCAGCTTCTAGCATGGTCTGTCTGCCTGTTTTCTCTTCCTGTTCTGACTCGAAATAACATGTTTCAACATTACATGGTCAAAACAAACATTAGATGGCAATtagaagttattacaaacaattGATggtggtttaaagtgagttttgtgtAAAAGAGGAATATAAatcttatttattgtattatgtaGCATGATGCTACAGTGCGCACAGCGCCGCCGCTCCCACCACGCGCATCACGCACTGTGCGTAGGGCACTAAGTGCTGAGGGGGCACCAAAAATAgcctaatgaatttttttttaaatgccggtattatttcattagcctatagaaatattagccacattttagccatgtatatgtaacaaaaaagggggaacaagaaagatatttaataattgctctagtctagTCTAGAAAGACCCCCCGTGCCGGATGGTCTGTTCCGGTTGTTCGCGTGGGCGAACGTTTTTTATTTTTCCCGGGGTCGGGGTGGGGGGCATCATAAAGGAATTATGCTTAGGGCACCAAAATGGCTAGCAGCGCCACAGAGTGCGCATGAATGATCAAGTAATGCGTGTTTCTGATCGTGAAGTATGCTACAGAGATCTTGTCTGAAATCCAGTGGAAACACCAGTAAGGATgaagattgttttcatttaaaaaacaaaaacgcacCAGtgtaaatgtagcattacatttaTTGGGGTTGGTGTCACTAGGGCCATGTAACTACTAAAATCCagcgatttaaaaaaaactaaatatatctctattttttttttttacggaagcATCTAATATGTCATACTATTGATATCACTTAAGAAGTTAAAGTAAACATGTTTGAGAACTGCATGCTTTGTCTAACAGTTAAcataaaacagttaaaataaaagttcacTTCAGGAATTAAAGATGCGTTGATGAGATTGAAATACTTgtttatctctcaattctgagtttatatctgataattctgagtttatgtctcaattcagagtttatatcttgcaattctgagtttatatctcataattcagagtttatatctcacaattctgagtttatttagcaattctgagtttttataataattctgagtttatatctcgcaattctgtgtttatatctcgcaattctgtgtttatatctcacaatttttatatcatatttatgagtttatatctcacaattctgagtttatatctcacaattctgagtttatatctcgcaattctgagtttatatctcacaattctgagtttatttagcAATTCTGAGTTATATCATATTTCAGAGTTTAATTCTCACAATTCTCTCAAttaaatatctatatatctatttctcgcaattctgagtttatatctgataATTCTGAGTGTATCtctcaattcagagtttatatcttgccattcagagtttatatctcataattctgagttaatatctcacaattctgaatttatatctcacaattctgagtttatatcatatttctgagtttttatctcataactctgtttttatatctcacagttttggGTTCATctagcaattctgagtttatctagcaattctgagtttgtatcacaattctgagtttatatctcacagttttggGTTCATctagcaattctgagtttatctagcaattctgagtttatctagcaattctgagtttatatcatatttctgagtttttatctcataactctgtttttatatctcacagttttggGTTCATctagcaattctgagtttatctagcaattctgagtttgtatcacaattctgagtttatatctcacagttttggGTTCATctagcaattctgagtttatctagcaattctgagtttgtatcacaattctgagtttatatctcacagttttggGTTCATctagcaattctgagtttatctagcaattctgagtttatatcatatttctgagtttttatctcataactctgtttttatatctcacagttttggGTTCATctagcaattctgagtttatctagcaattctgagtttatatcatatttctgagtttttatctcataactctgtttttatatctcacaattctgactttatcttGCAagtctgagtttatatatcataattctgAGTTAATTTTTATGTATTCTTAATCCTCTGGAAGAAACAAGCCAGATGTCACAGACCTGTAGGAATTTCAGGTTTGGTCATACAGTTTTGGGACAATacgatggtgagtaaatgatgacctcTTCATTTTTGGGataaactatccttttaatatGTGAAGTAAGGTAACAAATTCTACTTTGATAAGGTGACACTTTTGTCCACTGAATGAATTTGACAACTCTGGCCTATGAGACCATGAAATTATATGCTTCTCATACAATTAGGACAAAGACTAGAAGTGAGAGAACACATGATTTTTAAGTATTATTCTTTGTAATCTATAACCACAGAACATGTATGATGTTCACTCTGAAATCCGACTCATCTCATCCATGCCTTCAGTTCTCCCATCTTCTCCTCTTATGCAAAAGGTCCCTGTCCTCAACCACACAGCAACATACATTCAAAGAGGACTCTTTTACTGGAGATTATCAGTGGCCACAAGATGGCATCATTGGATTTTAAACGGCAGCTGTAACATCTTGAAAGTGCAGCTCTGTAGCAGTGAACACCTTCAGGCTATTAGGGATACTGCAACTTCAGACCAAAACAAGTAGGCTATTTCTTCAATTTCTGTATATTCTTAGGTGGAAAGTTCAgcttttggtttatttattttttatatttgatttagttttttagttttttttttttcaggacataTTTTCTTAATATGGTTCATTTATTTTCTGCAAAGATGATGAAGTCatgatgaatatgaataaaatcaaatgtattagattaaattaaacttgaatatatatatatatatatatatatatatatatatatatatatatatatatatatatatatatatatatatatatatatatatatatataccatctctttcttacctttttataaccTGAAGAACATTATTTTGCCACAAATAACTTCTTGTGAAACAATTGGagttaaacattttttgtttactttatagTCATGATAAAATGATGAATACATTTCAACACTGCAAATATTAccataatattgctttaataatataaacattagaATGAGTTGAATGAAAGATTGATGATACTACATTTCAGTTTTGCTTCACAGAAATgaagtacattttataatatattcacacagaacttattttaaattgtagaaaaagttattttaaattgtaaaaatatttcagtttttactgtattcctACTATGCTGCTATTAAATATagtgcattttcattcattcagtacTTACTCATTCATTAAAATTAGTCAGCAAGTGTATCCTGTTGGGATTTTAAATGGCGAGGAAACCTAAATATTAGTTACATCATTGTGTAGTCACATCAGCTGTTTTGACATCAAGCTCTTGTTCTCCCAATTCCTCTAGTAAGCTCAATGACCGCGTTTCTCTTCATCTGTTGAACTGGAGTGAGGTTATCTGTCAAAGAGCCTCTTCCTTTGCGATATACAGACCCGAACGGGCAAGCGTGAATCAtatgaaatccttttttttatcttttcttgtGTAATTCTCCTTTAAAAGCACTCTACAGATATATACAGCACTAATTCATTAATAGACCTGCTGTTTTGCCCACTTAGTGTAGTGAGCAATGTTCTTGGACTGCTCTCTGCCGTTTCAGTTAAAGTTGTGCTAAATGCTGGTCTAATGTTTGAGAGATTCATCTGAACATGCGTCAGAGGCTCAGATCTGCCCTCTTGTGCTCCTGCTTATTCATTATAGCAGGTTTATTGATGAAATACTCCGTACAGAGGCCATAGGCTTTATACTCACTGGCTTTTTGGCTGATTTCAATCCAAACATCCACAAAACAAGATAGTGTTAATGTATTCAtttctaaagaaaatgtattttatttattgatttcagAGAATATGTTAAATTAGTATTTATACTTTcgtttgttaaattgttaaacttGATATAATGCAGATTTACAATACACAATCTTGCttcttagatattttttttatatatatttactgaaatccatatatatatatatatatatatatatatatatatatatatatatatatatcatttacacAAAATTACATGGtcaaaactgttttcttttttgcatttgtgcattttttaatgacttttaaaacatttacaactatTAAGAGACAGAATAGTTACAAACAGAATTGACCTGCAGTTTGCATTCGTTTCAAAATGTTACATAAATAAAActcatatttataaatatctcttttataaacatataaatagtttttcaacataaatacatttatgcgaGAATGAAATACATGAAtgtacagcagcagcaacaatatACAGCTTTTATCCACGTCATCTGCCATGTGTtcctttttattttgtacatatttttttcaatCTAAATATTTGTTTCAGTTGTACGTCTCACTGTCCCCTCAATGGTTCTCGTAGTGGCTTCGTACCATGAGTCCGATTCTTTAGGTTTTTCCTCCGAAGAGGAGCAACTAAGTCTGTTCTGGCCCAAGTGGATGGCGTCCTGGATTAGCTCTGGAAAAGAGAGGAGACTGAGTCAGATGCATGTAGACGTGTGTCACGAATGCGTGCGTGCACACGACTGACGTCAGATCTCGGACAACAGTCCTGCATCACACAGTCAGATGTCGTTCTCATCAGCGTGCCACATGACGCACTAAAAGTTAGTTATTAAAGTACACTCCAGATCTATTAAACCCACTGTTacagaagtaaaaaataaagtttgacacAAAATAGCTTCCTGAAATCATGCGGTTCCTGTTATAATGGCAGGTAAAGCATGTTGAATCAAGAAACTATAGTCAGGATTCAGTGAttgatgaatataatatacacggGGCACAAAAAAGCGATTtgatgtttatatgtgtgtgtgtatatatatatatatatatatatatatatatatatatatatatatatatgcttattaaaaataaatgaattaatttaatttgaaaggaGATTTAGTTtgctacagaaaaataaaaataaaaataaaaataatgtgttaaatattaactagtaaaataacatgaaattcCCCTAAAGAAAATATctataaatactgtatttataattGAGACTATGCAGACActcaatgaaatatatatatatatatatatatatatatatatatatatatatatatatatatatatatatatatatatatatatattatctacaAATACTATCTATAAtctataaatacaaaattaacataccgcaaaaataaaatgtacatatacttacattatatataataattcattttattgtaaCGTGAGTGAAAactatttaccttttttttttttttttttttttaagtatttcccAAAgagttataataataacaaataataatcatGAATTGGATCTCTACAGATactcaatgaataaataaatataagtgtTAAAGATTATACCTATAGATATTTAAGATGCAGGTTTCTACAGTTTACGATTAGTCAATCAATGATTTAATTGAAGTTACCGGACACCGTCTGTCTACAGATGTAATAGTGACTCGTGTCGAGACTCTCACCATGAGAGATTGTTTGCGGGCTGAGACGGCTGGCAGCCCATCCCGCTCATGGTTCCTATCCGGTCCATCTTGTGTCCGAAGCAGCCGCTCCTGGCCGTGGATCCTCCCTTCTTAGATCCAGCTTTGAGTCTGCGTGAGCCGGGCTGGTCGTTCATCATCCTGGCCCAGGGGCCCTTGGCCCGAGTGTCCAGGCGCAGGTCCCTCAGCAGACGGACCCTGTCCTCCATCCTCCTGCGACTCTCAGCGGACCCCAGCAGCTCAGACAGCTCCTCGCCCAACAGCATCCGCAGGGACTGTGGGACACACGGACACCCTCAGTCACACTCACTCTACAACTCTGAGAGAGAGCTTTCCACCTGATCTGAGCGGCTCAGGGGTTGTTCAGTCACACCAATACACTAGCGTACACATTTTAAACCGTGCATCCTTTACAGCTTCATACACAAAGATCAAATCCAGCATACAGTGGTTCTTCAGCTTGTAGATTAAATGATTAACATTAGTAAAGTGGTTCAGAATATCAAATTTTTATATctgtaatatatttgttttatattacagTCCATTCATCATCGCTGTTTATTGGATTTAATGTAAGGCATCGTTTagatgtttctcctgaaataAGATAAAAACGCCGCGGGTGCAGCAAGAGTCTCAGAGAATTTCACCTTCACCTTCAATGGTTTTGATGAAATGTTTCAGTTCATGTTGAGATCTTGCGAACATCTTTGCGTTTGTTTTCCCCTGAAACTGTTCTCCCGTTTGCTCCGAAGTGAACTTCACTGATGTCTAAAGATACGTCTCTTAAAAGAAGCGCCTTCTCTGTCTTTCACGCCTGCGAACGAGAAcctgttgatatatatatatatatatatatatatatatatatatatatatatatatatatatatatatatatatcaacaggTTCTCTCTACATATAAGccacaaaaatgaatgaatctgtAGTTTAAGCTCAAAGAGTCTTGCGTCCGGACAAGTGTCTAATGATGCTCGAAATGCTTTTacatgatgatgaggaggaggagaagggcttacagattatataaattatatatttttatcatatataaattatgataaattaaAACTACTCTGTTTTGAACTTGAGATGATCTTTGTCTATTTAGACACTCGTAGTTTGATGCATATATTGCGCGTAACTGCACATCCAAGCTTTAAGCGCATGCATCTCATACCCAAGTTTGTAGACCTCATATCAACTTTTATATATCAAACCAGACTCTTAACTGTATCTATCGCTGACTATATGACATATGGTTTCTCATGAGTGTCCCACTCACCCTCTGTTCCTCCGGCGTGAGTGGTTTTGTCTCGGTGCTGACCGACAGGAGAGTCAGAATAAGTCCACACGCCACCAAGTGCGAGATGATGATCATCGTGATGCTGCTTCGGATGGCAGTGCTTGTCTAAACCTTCATTAACTCCCAGAGGTGTCGAGCTCAACTCTTACTCAACGCAATCTCGGCTCAGGGTTTTATAGCCGCTATGACATCACCCCGGTGACGTCACGCCCCCCACCCCACCCTCACGCGCTTTACCTTTGGGTGGCTGCGTCATAGGTTACTGTTAATTGTATCTGAAGTGACCGACGTGGTGTGTCTGTAACTGATCCGAGGATATTCGTGCGTGATATTTAGTCTAGTCCAGGTTTGCAGTGACCACTTAAATACAGGCGGGAACAGAGCAATCAAGAGAGATCATTCATGATAACCATGAATCACAGGACAGGATTTAGATGAAATGGAAACTtgaagtaagattttttttttctgcagcggGCACAAGATTAAATTACGTCTTTTGCCTTAATGCCATGCCTTAATGCCAGTCCTAAAAGTCGTTTTTATATTAAGATTACattaaacgattaatcgcgattaatcgcatccaaaataagttttcgTTTACacaacatatgtgtgtgtactgtgtttatttattatgcatatataaatacaaacatctTTCATtaagtattttgaaaatattgacatgtatttacatttatgtatttatattatcatattttatattatatattaatatgtttaatacataaacaacatatatattttttaatatatacatgcatttgtttgtgtttatatatacataataaatacacacagtacacacacatatattatgtcaataaaaacttttattttggatacgattaattgcaattaatcatttgacagcactaacatATATAAGTATTGCACCAAATTGTATTTGGTCTTTGCATCTGATCTTGTAGTCAAAAATAAACCATATTCATCAGTAAAATGCTGCATATATGCGAGGAGAGGTCAAAGGCAGGATGGAGCATCAGTTTGAGCAGGAGTCGGGATCTTCTACACTTTCTGGTTTGGGACACTGtgtggcagtatatgctgagtgaAATGGTCTCAGCAGCAGTCCACCAGATAGCAGTGTCAGAGACTGGATCATTATTTACAAATAAGGACTTTAAAGTCTATAATCATATTGTGGCTGTAGGTGTAGTGTTGTGAACGAATGCTGATTTTCTGCACTTTCAACGTGTCAAAACATTAATGCACTGACATACATTCAGACATATTTCAAATATGATGTGCTCTTGAGGTTGGGAGAAGTAGTCACACTGCCCtcgtaaaacaataataataataattaaaaaaaaaacacggaacaagattttttatgtttttctttcttcctcctgaattgtttacatttgaaataaataaataaataaataatgcacatataatgcaaataaacacttttttttttttattaacaagcaAACCTgggaaataattattaatttgaattaaattttaatatatatttatattgctgTAAGATAACAGTTTCAGAAATTGTCAACGTTTTAAGTAATAAAGTCATGCATTGATTTTAATCCatctttaaaggaaaagttcacccaaaaatgaaaattagctggaCATTTACTCATTATCAGGCTATCCGAGAtgtacatgagtttgtttcttcgtcagatttggataaatgtatcattgcatcagtgtctcatcaatggatgctctgcagtgaatgggtgccgtcagaatgagagtctaaacagctgataaaacatcacaagaaGTAATCCACGCCgctccactccagtccatcagtttatgtcttgtgaagtaaaaagctgtgtgtttgtaaaaacaaaaccattcattaaaatgttaacttcaaatcattgctt
This DNA window, taken from Carassius auratus strain Wakin chromosome 22, ASM336829v1, whole genome shotgun sequence, encodes the following:
- the LOC113040662 gene encoding C-type natriuretic peptide 4 — its product is MIIISHLVACGLILTLLSVSTETKPLTPEEQRSLRMLLGEELSELLGSAESRRRMEDRVRLLRDLRLDTRAKGPWARMMNDQPGSRRLKAGSKKGGSTARSGCFGHKMDRIGTMSGMGCQPSQPANNLS